In Paenibacillus sp. FSL M7-0420, a single genomic region encodes these proteins:
- a CDS encoding radical SAM protein, translating into MSTKYKALELDKPMTYELEGLEVGVTSNCNFRCDYCCAYNRNDGQTLDGKEVIRILEELPNLKRVRLSGGEVTLKFQDCVEIVAYCSSRGIQTQLNSNGSLLNEQRIGQLVDAGLTTIHISFNFTTAEGFSRYYNIHPSVYHKIRENITMFAKTNVNVVLETLLFNETQDHMQEISEHVYSMGVRTHEIQNSIIMGHTGWKAIAAREQLKNAVNELIARKPEDTTLYFTCMDRFMEAMGFQEQPGVYFPHCIEGMKQLHLHGNGDILISELCHPVIIGNIYNGTSLKDLYSNMPAPLSDYLEKRPCPALDALFPQGV; encoded by the coding sequence ATGAGTACGAAATATAAAGCGCTGGAACTGGATAAGCCGATGACTTACGAGCTGGAAGGGCTGGAAGTCGGCGTGACCTCGAACTGCAATTTCCGCTGTGATTACTGCTGCGCTTATAATAGAAATGACGGCCAGACCCTTGACGGCAAGGAGGTTATCCGCATTCTGGAGGAGCTGCCTAATCTTAAGCGGGTGCGTCTGTCCGGCGGAGAGGTTACACTGAAGTTTCAGGATTGTGTGGAGATTGTGGCATACTGCTCTTCGCGCGGCATTCAGACCCAGCTGAACTCGAACGGCAGCCTGCTGAATGAGCAGCGGATCGGGCAGCTGGTGGACGCAGGTCTGACGACGATTCATATTTCTTTTAATTTCACCACGGCTGAAGGCTTCTCGCGTTATTATAATATTCATCCGAGTGTCTATCACAAGATCAGAGAGAACATCACCATGTTCGCCAAGACCAATGTCAATGTGGTGCTGGAGACCCTGCTGTTCAATGAAACACAGGATCATATGCAGGAGATCAGCGAGCATGTCTATTCGATGGGCGTAAGAACGCATGAAATCCAGAACAGTATTATCATGGGACATACCGGCTGGAAGGCGATTGCCGCCCGGGAACAGCTGAAGAATGCCGTCAATGAGCTGATTGCGCGGAAGCCGGAGGATACGACGCTCTACTTCACCTGTATGGACCGTTTCATGGAGGCGATGGGCTTCCAGGAGCAGCCGGGCGTCTATTTCCCGCATTGCATTGAAGGCATGAAGCAGCTTCATCTGCACGGCAACGGCGACATTCTGATCTCCGAGCTGTGCCACCCGGTCATTATCGGCAATATCTATAACGGAACATCACTTAAGGACTTGTACAGTAATATGCCGGCACCGCTGTCGGACTATCTGGAGAAACGGCCTTGCCCGGCGCTGGACGCCTTGTTCCCGCAAGGAGTATAG
- a CDS encoding stalk domain-containing protein: protein MKHLAKIVLCAAISLGSLSALPASAVHAAPAGVSIMLDGYPLPFPVEPVMMNGTTMVPFRAISEALGIQVEWNQKARKITATRKDAAGTAPTVVVLTLGSKNAVVNGTVVKLAAAPQDIRGTTMLPLKFFSQQFGAAASWDQASKTVSITSPKRDMYTLGFYAQKAYSEVSLIPSFDAVAFGWARIDKDGQFTTTGKDFWWPEAAGEVTPESIVQNAAAGGTSPYLMVYSSDSSLELSKNLEDPQLQQQTIASIVDLASQKGFKGIGLDLEGLGLTGDKTLVQSQYNAFVQKLSTAARAASLKLTVILHPLNSSYKGYDYKTLGTLADDLVIMAYAYEGETGPEPMNKVDESIRLALDQVSKEKLILGISVYSENEASVNAKIGLAKRYGLKGIAIWRLGIIGQPVLNRMGEAIEL, encoded by the coding sequence ATGAAGCATTTGGCCAAAATAGTATTATGCGCAGCGATCTCACTCGGCAGCCTCTCGGCACTTCCGGCAAGCGCGGTCCATGCGGCACCTGCGGGTGTCAGTATCATGCTGGACGGATATCCGCTGCCGTTCCCGGTGGAGCCGGTGATGATGAACGGAACGACCATGGTGCCCTTCCGCGCCATCTCTGAAGCCTTGGGAATTCAGGTGGAATGGAATCAGAAGGCCCGCAAAATCACGGCCACCCGGAAGGACGCAGCTGGCACCGCTCCAACCGTAGTGGTCCTGACCCTCGGCAGCAAAAATGCCGTCGTGAACGGGACGGTAGTGAAGCTTGCGGCAGCGCCGCAGGATATCCGCGGAACGACGATGCTGCCGCTCAAATTCTTCAGCCAGCAGTTCGGGGCGGCTGCCTCCTGGGATCAGGCGTCCAAGACCGTATCCATTACCTCCCCGAAACGGGACATGTACACCTTGGGCTTCTACGCACAGAAGGCCTACAGTGAGGTCTCGCTTATTCCAAGCTTCGATGCGGTTGCTTTTGGCTGGGCGCGGATTGACAAGGACGGCCAGTTCACCACCACCGGCAAGGATTTCTGGTGGCCGGAGGCGGCAGGCGAGGTTACGCCGGAATCGATTGTGCAGAATGCGGCGGCGGGAGGGACCTCTCCCTACCTGATGGTCTATTCCAGTGACTCGTCACTGGAGCTGAGCAAGAATTTGGAGGACCCGCAGCTCCAGCAGCAGACGATCGCCAGTATTGTTGATTTGGCCTCGCAGAAGGGCTTCAAGGGCATCGGACTGGATCTGGAAGGACTGGGACTGACGGGGGATAAGACGCTGGTGCAGAGCCAATATAACGCTTTTGTCCAAAAGCTCTCCACAGCCGCCCGCGCTGCCAGCCTCAAGCTGACCGTCATTCTGCATCCGCTGAACAGCTCCTACAAGGGGTATGATTACAAGACGCTGGGGACACTTGCAGATGATCTGGTCATTATGGCTTACGCCTATGAAGGAGAGACCGGGCCGGAGCCGATGAATAAGGTCGATGAGAGCATCCGGCTGGCGCTTGATCAGGTCAGCAAGGAGAAGCTGATTCTCGGGATATCGGTCTACAGTGAGAACGAAGCCTCCGTCAATGCCAAGATCGGCCTGGCTAAGCGGTACGGCCTGAAGGGGATTGCGATCTGGCGTCTGGGGATCATCGGCCAGCCGGTGCTGAACCGGATGGGAGAAGCTATCGAGCTGTAG
- a CDS encoding phosphotransferase enzyme family protein encodes MKLETAARDIVLRALKAYELDWTKIEYIGQSDSVTFKIETETAGKLLLRIHGERCSRAEILSELEWLRHLSGAAELVVPVGLPDSSGSYILETCGEAGGGEQLNYVTLMRWVEGEHAESSLPDEQLYAVGVMLAGMHEAGEQFVPSAEFTRPAWGADSFRKEWDKLEKYHTAMVSQASWALYQAAAIRILGELDAMTPDPGSYGLIHGDLHGGNVVFAEGQPRAIDFGLCGYGFYLHDLAAALLELSTEQRRSLIRGYSSVRVLEPDYERKLECFFVKIMIGNYSHHISNPDELPGLREEQPYALAYLKEYLAGSRFLFKRIEPAQVG; translated from the coding sequence ATGAAACTAGAAACAGCAGCAAGGGATATAGTACTGCGGGCGCTCAAGGCGTACGAATTAGATTGGACGAAGATTGAATATATTGGACAATCCGATAGCGTCACCTTCAAGATAGAGACGGAAACAGCGGGCAAGCTGCTGCTGCGGATTCATGGCGAACGGTGCAGCCGGGCAGAAATTCTGTCGGAGCTGGAATGGCTCAGGCATCTCAGCGGGGCAGCGGAGCTGGTTGTCCCTGTGGGGCTGCCCGATTCAAGCGGCAGTTATATCCTGGAGACTTGCGGTGAAGCTGGCGGTGGAGAGCAGCTTAACTATGTTACCCTGATGCGCTGGGTGGAAGGGGAGCATGCAGAGTCTAGTCTGCCGGATGAGCAGCTATACGCTGTAGGCGTTATGCTGGCCGGGATGCATGAAGCGGGCGAACAGTTTGTACCCTCAGCAGAGTTCACCCGTCCGGCTTGGGGAGCGGACAGCTTCCGCAAGGAATGGGACAAGCTGGAGAAGTATCATACGGCTATGGTGTCACAAGCTTCATGGGCGCTCTATCAGGCGGCTGCTATAAGAATCCTTGGTGAACTCGATGCTATGACGCCGGACCCCGGCAGCTATGGCCTGATCCACGGTGATTTGCACGGCGGGAATGTGGTGTTTGCTGAGGGCCAGCCCCGGGCGATTGATTTCGGCCTCTGCGGCTACGGCTTCTACCTCCATGATCTGGCCGCTGCTCTGCTGGAGCTCTCCACGGAGCAGCGCAGGAGCCTGATTCGAGGCTATAGCAGCGTCCGTGTGCTGGAGCCGGATTATGAACGGAAGCTGGAATGCTTCTTTGTCAAAATCATGATCGGGAACTACAGCCACCACATCTCAAATCCGGACGAACTCCCCGGCTTGCGGGAAGAGCAGCCGTATGCTTTAGCCTATCTTAAAGAGTACTTGGCAGGCTCCCGTTTTTTGTTCAAGAGAATTGAACCTGCCCAAGTAGGATGA
- a CDS encoding methyl-accepting chemotaxis protein, producing the protein MKIRMKLSVMMIVVTLISTALMGIFTYTKSTGTIMNLTESSMEQVGTNKAQTIAAMIDKEKRSIQLVAGDSEIVQLLTQAGNNGWSGGNPLQNQVNVKLQRLVKDAGNLEHMFVVDLKGTAVADSDTKLVGANFSDRNYTKNVLKTGMPVISETLKSKSTGAYIVAFVHPVTSGEKMIGFVASAVRADSLVTYLADAKVAGAPSSYAYLVDETGNTLYHPDEKKIGSLVENESIKAVVEQVKAGQTVPDGNVEYTFNGAKKKAAFTVLPETKWTLVLTGDVDEVLQPVSEMTNFILLLGLGSLLLTLLIGTTVATRISSPIIKLTELVNRTAELDLKYDHQYEYLTKNKDETGTIAKAMFRTRAALREMAGSLIAISSKVLDNAETLEKLSNEVRENAHDNSATTEELSAGMEETAASTEEMTAAIHETLSNVRMISAKVKEGADVSGLITQRALELQHDAVTSTENAKQIYSSVRSEMQQAIEQSGAIHEINILADTILSITSQTNLLALNAAIEAARAGEAGRGFAVVAGEIRKLAEKSSETASGIQEVVKNVYASVEQMTRHSEAVLSFIDRNVLGDYERLTEVSQQYNEDASTINGLMNQFEEAADHLNETVSSIAIAVNEVAATVNEGAIGVQDIAEKTADIVEKTFHEATMADENTQSAKEMQQLVEKFKI; encoded by the coding sequence ATGAAGATTCGTATGAAGCTATCGGTTATGATGATTGTCGTCACACTTATTTCTACAGCATTAATGGGGATTTTTACGTATACCAAATCCACAGGCACCATCATGAATCTGACCGAATCTTCCATGGAACAGGTGGGCACCAATAAAGCGCAGACCATTGCCGCCATGATTGATAAAGAGAAGCGGAGTATACAGCTGGTTGCCGGGGACAGCGAGATTGTGCAGCTGTTGACGCAGGCTGGTAATAACGGATGGAGCGGCGGGAATCCCCTGCAGAATCAAGTGAATGTGAAGCTTCAGAGGCTGGTGAAGGATGCAGGCAACCTGGAGCATATGTTCGTGGTTGATCTGAAGGGAACGGCGGTGGCGGATAGCGATACCAAGCTGGTCGGCGCCAACTTCAGCGATAGAAATTATACGAAGAATGTTTTGAAGACCGGGATGCCTGTAATCAGCGAGACGCTGAAGTCCAAGTCAACAGGGGCATATATTGTGGCTTTTGTCCATCCGGTGACAAGCGGGGAGAAGATGATCGGGTTCGTCGCTTCGGCAGTCCGGGCGGACAGTCTGGTGACCTATCTGGCCGATGCCAAGGTGGCGGGTGCACCTTCCTCTTATGCCTACCTGGTGGATGAAACGGGGAATACGCTGTACCACCCCGACGAGAAGAAGATAGGTTCACTGGTGGAGAACGAATCCATCAAAGCCGTGGTCGAGCAGGTGAAGGCGGGGCAGACGGTACCGGACGGGAATGTCGAATACACTTTCAACGGGGCCAAGAAAAAAGCGGCCTTCACCGTGCTCCCCGAGACGAAGTGGACTCTGGTGCTGACCGGAGATGTGGACGAGGTGCTGCAGCCGGTGAGCGAAATGACGAACTTCATTCTGCTGCTGGGCCTGGGAAGCCTGCTGCTCACACTGCTGATCGGGACTACGGTGGCAACCCGGATCTCCTCGCCAATCATCAAGCTCACGGAGCTGGTGAACCGCACGGCAGAGCTGGACCTCAAGTATGATCATCAATATGAATATTTGACTAAAAATAAAGACGAGACAGGAACCATTGCCAAGGCTATGTTCCGTACCCGCGCGGCGCTGCGTGAGATGGCGGGCAGTCTGATTGCGATCTCCTCCAAGGTGCTGGACAATGCCGAGACGCTGGAGAAGCTGTCGAACGAGGTTAGAGAGAATGCGCATGATAATTCAGCCACGACAGAGGAGCTGTCCGCTGGGATGGAGGAGACGGCGGCTTCTACCGAGGAGATGACGGCGGCTATTCACGAGACCCTGAGCAATGTCAGAATGATCAGTGCTAAGGTAAAAGAAGGCGCGGATGTATCAGGCCTGATTACGCAGCGGGCCCTGGAGCTTCAGCATGATGCAGTGACATCCACAGAGAATGCGAAGCAGATCTACAGCTCGGTCCGCAGTGAGATGCAGCAGGCTATTGAGCAATCAGGAGCGATCCACGAGATCAATATATTGGCCGATACGATCCTCTCCATTACAAGCCAGACCAACCTTCTGGCGCTGAATGCGGCGATTGAAGCCGCGCGGGCCGGCGAGGCGGGCCGGGGCTTCGCCGTAGTGGCCGGGGAGATCCGCAAGCTCGCGGAGAAGTCCTCCGAGACGGCGTCAGGCATTCAAGAGGTGGTCAAAAATGTCTATGCCTCCGTGGAGCAGATGACCCGGCATTCCGAGGCCGTACTGAGCTTCATCGACCGCAATGTGCTGGGCGATTATGAGCGCCTGACCGAGGTCAGCCAGCAGTATAATGAGGATGCTTCCACGATTAACGGGCTGATGAACCAGTTCGAGGAAGCGGCCGATCATCTGAACGAGACCGTCTCCAGCATCGCCATCGCCGTCAATGAAGTAGCAGCTACCGTGAACGAGGGGGCCATCGGGGTGCAGGATATCGCCGAGAAGACGGCGGACATTGTGGAGAAGACCTTCCATGAAGCCACAATGGCTGACGAGAATACGCAGAGCGCTAAGGAAATGCAGCAGCTGGTTGAGAAATTCAAAATCTGA
- a CDS encoding bile acid:sodium symporter family protein, protein MLGAVRRGLVSSNTVLERIMPLLTPAAIVVGVVNEASLLPLTWLVPWIFAGMTLIGSLKSNFRDLLAVLVKPQKLILLLVILHVVMPLIGWLAAMLFFPGDPYTVTGYVLLFAIPTGVVSVVWVSMHGGNIALTLALILIDTLLSPLIVPATLYVLMGASVQMDAGEMMRGLLWMVVLPSVAGMLLNQFSKGKISTVCGPPLAPFVKVGLFTVVSINGASIARYLKHPDGKLVLIIAVTFVTVALGYVIGAFVSRRLHYDHESSVAVQFNSGMRNLSAGAVLAVRYFPPAVALPVISGMLFQQILAACSGMFIRSRVRRRQQTELLADRLAAPASSDIRSTLTK, encoded by the coding sequence ATGCTTGGTGCAGTAAGACGCGGATTAGTATCTTCCAATACGGTGCTGGAGCGGATCATGCCGCTGCTAACACCCGCAGCCATCGTAGTTGGCGTGGTCAATGAGGCGTCCCTGCTTCCGTTAACGTGGCTGGTGCCCTGGATTTTTGCGGGTATGACGCTGATCGGCAGTCTGAAATCCAATTTCCGGGATCTGCTTGCCGTGCTGGTCAAGCCGCAGAAGCTGATTCTTCTGCTGGTGATCCTGCATGTGGTAATGCCGCTGATCGGCTGGCTGGCCGCGATGCTGTTTTTCCCGGGCGATCCTTATACGGTTACAGGGTATGTGCTGCTGTTTGCGATTCCAACCGGGGTGGTCAGTGTAGTCTGGGTATCCATGCATGGCGGGAATATTGCGCTTACGCTGGCCCTGATTCTGATCGATACGTTGTTATCGCCGTTGATTGTACCCGCTACCCTATATGTGCTGATGGGCGCAAGCGTCCAGATGGATGCCGGTGAGATGATGCGGGGTCTGCTCTGGATGGTGGTGCTGCCCTCCGTAGCGGGAATGCTGCTGAATCAATTCAGCAAAGGCAAGATCAGCACGGTCTGCGGCCCGCCGCTGGCCCCGTTTGTCAAGGTGGGCTTGTTCACCGTGGTCTCGATCAATGGGGCCAGCATTGCCCGGTATCTGAAGCATCCGGACGGCAAGCTCGTGCTGATTATCGCGGTGACCTTCGTTACGGTTGCCCTCGGCTACGTTATTGGAGCATTCGTCTCGCGCCGCCTGCACTATGATCATGAGAGCTCTGTGGCCGTACAGTTCAATTCCGGTATGCGTAATCTCAGTGCAGGTGCAGTGTTGGCTGTGCGCTATTTCCCGCCCGCCGTAGCGCTGCCCGTGATCTCCGGTATGCTGTTCCAGCAGATTCTGGCTGCCTGCTCCGGCATGTTCATCCGCAGCAGGGTGAGACGGCGGCAGCAGACTGAGCTGCTGGCCGACCGGCTGGCAGCCCCAGCTTCATCTGACATTCGCAGCACGCTTACTAAATAG
- a CDS encoding carbohydrate ABC transporter permease: MNSTWTSRLTSFLFILPYLAAFGLFLLFPILYGLVISLQDFELLSAEHPFVGLRNYITILTPGTYENSLFFSGLWTTLHFVLYSVPLLIVAGLGMALLVNALPQKLRGLFRTFYFLPYAMSASVMAVIWLMMFDTNAGFINSLLQKLGLSGIPWLTATPWVWIALVLTTLWWTIGFNMIIFVNALNEVPEDYYEAASIDGAGAWNRFVSITLPSIRPVMLFVLITSTIASFNVYAQPFLLTRGGPGDTTRVLLINVLDQAFARKDIGSASAMAIMMALLIMIISIVQFRLTNRKEKV, from the coding sequence TTGAATAGCACATGGACTTCACGGTTAACCTCATTCCTGTTCATCCTGCCCTATCTTGCAGCCTTCGGCCTGTTTCTGCTCTTTCCGATTCTGTACGGCTTGGTGATCAGTCTGCAGGACTTTGAATTGCTGTCAGCCGAACATCCCTTTGTTGGACTGCGCAATTATATTACAATTCTTACGCCGGGAACGTATGAGAACAGCCTCTTCTTCAGCGGCCTGTGGACCACCCTCCACTTCGTCCTGTATTCTGTTCCTCTGCTGATCGTTGCGGGCTTAGGGATGGCGCTGCTGGTGAATGCGCTCCCGCAGAAGCTGCGCGGGCTGTTCCGTACCTTCTATTTCCTGCCTTACGCGATGTCAGCTTCCGTGATGGCTGTCATCTGGCTGATGATGTTCGATACGAATGCCGGATTCATCAACAGTCTGCTGCAGAAGCTGGGGCTGAGCGGGATTCCATGGCTGACTGCTACACCGTGGGTCTGGATTGCGCTGGTCCTCACGACGCTCTGGTGGACGATCGGCTTCAATATGATTATTTTTGTGAATGCGCTCAATGAGGTGCCTGAGGATTACTATGAGGCGGCTTCGATTGATGGAGCAGGGGCCTGGAACCGGTTCGTGTCCATTACGCTGCCGTCGATCCGGCCGGTGATGCTGTTCGTGCTGATTACCTCGACCATCGCGTCCTTCAATGTGTATGCCCAGCCGTTCCTGCTGACGCGCGGCGGGCCGGGAGATACGACCAGGGTGCTGCTGATTAATGTACTGGACCAGGCATTCGCGCGCAAGGATATCGGCTCCGCTTCGGCGATGGCGATCATGATGGCGCTGCTGATTATGATCATATCGATCGTGCAGTTCCGTCTTACGAACCGGAAGGAGAAGGTCTAA
- a CDS encoding nucleoside hydrolase → MSKSTTRIIIDCDTGIDDALAILYALRAPGVVVEGITTVFGNIDVQQAADNTLRLLELAAPGYEIPVALGASRALVRELTGFSTHVHGENGIGGVQLPPSRQVPVQETAAEFIVRMADENPGEIVLVTLGRLTNLSLALDLDPELTSKLKKVVVMGGTVFKPGNVTPVAEANLWGDPEAADRVFTSGLPVMMIGLDVTLQTRITSEHVELLKLHGREENKAVIDFMEESLAYYFKFYREANYLINSAPLHDPLALMAALQPDLVTCRRMKVRVEHQGAFTSGMVVADLRAQPKEGEFIEVAVEVDAERAVGVFLSVFI, encoded by the coding sequence ATGAGTAAAAGCACAACTAGAATCATCATTGATTGTGATACAGGGATAGACGATGCACTGGCCATATTGTACGCGCTCCGGGCACCGGGTGTGGTGGTCGAGGGGATTACGACCGTGTTCGGCAATATTGATGTGCAGCAGGCGGCGGATAACACGCTGCGGCTGCTTGAGCTGGCGGCTCCGGGCTATGAAATCCCGGTAGCGCTTGGCGCTTCCCGTGCGCTGGTACGCGAGCTGACCGGCTTCTCCACCCATGTTCACGGGGAAAATGGCATCGGCGGCGTTCAGCTGCCGCCCTCCCGGCAGGTGCCGGTGCAGGAAACGGCGGCAGAGTTCATTGTGCGGATGGCGGACGAGAATCCGGGAGAGATTGTGCTGGTGACGCTTGGACGGCTCACTAACCTGTCGCTGGCCCTGGATCTGGACCCGGAGCTGACCTCAAAGCTGAAGAAGGTGGTGGTGATGGGAGGCACGGTCTTTAAGCCGGGCAACGTCACGCCGGTGGCCGAAGCCAATCTGTGGGGCGACCCGGAAGCGGCAGACCGCGTGTTCACTTCTGGGCTGCCTGTAATGATGATCGGGCTGGATGTCACCCTGCAGACGCGGATTACATCTGAGCATGTGGAGCTGCTGAAGCTGCATGGACGGGAAGAGAATAAGGCGGTCATCGACTTCATGGAAGAGTCGCTGGCGTATTATTTTAAATTTTACCGCGAGGCGAACTATCTGATTAACAGCGCTCCGCTGCATGATCCGCTGGCCCTGATGGCTGCCTTGCAGCCGGATCTGGTAACCTGCCGCCGGATGAAGGTCCGTGTGGAGCATCAGGGGGCGTTCACCTCCGGTATGGTCGTAGCCGACTTGCGGGCACAACCCAAAGAAGGCGAGTTCATCGAAGTGGCTGTAGAGGTGGATGCTGAGCGGGCGGTTGGTGTCTTTTTGAGCGTGTTCATATAG
- a CDS encoding carbohydrate ABC transporter permease yields the protein MGKIKRTGLLLLAILIALFVLLPLVWMLSTAFKNDFEALSGRMNFLPQKPTLDNFIQGLSGELMNTPILRWIINSLSVGITGTAIVLLIDSMAAFALARLPDLPLRRTLLAMFIASLMIPGVLTFLPMYIEFNTLGLINTYQALILPATAGAFGVFLLYQFFVSFPKEIEEAARIDGVNKWNLYARILLPSAVSIMMTLGIFTFMGIYNDFVWPLYATTSPEMRTITAGIAIMATGSYTQSYGKLMAMTTIAALPVLIIFIIGQKSFVKAITSSGVK from the coding sequence ATGGGAAAAATCAAAAGAACGGGCCTGCTGCTGCTGGCCATCCTGATCGCCCTGTTCGTGCTGCTGCCGCTGGTGTGGATGCTGTCCACGGCCTTCAAGAATGACTTCGAAGCCCTCTCCGGGCGGATGAACTTCCTGCCGCAGAAGCCTACGCTTGATAATTTCATCCAGGGGCTGAGCGGCGAGCTGATGAATACGCCGATTCTGCGCTGGATTATCAACTCCCTGTCGGTTGGGATCACGGGGACGGCGATCGTGCTGCTGATTGATTCCATGGCGGCCTTCGCCCTGGCCCGGCTGCCGGATCTGCCGCTGCGCCGTACGCTGCTGGCAATGTTCATCGCCTCGCTGATGATTCCCGGCGTGCTGACGTTCCTGCCGATGTATATTGAGTTCAATACCCTGGGGCTGATCAACACCTACCAGGCGCTGATTCTGCCCGCTACCGCCGGTGCGTTCGGGGTGTTCCTGCTGTACCAGTTCTTTGTCTCCTTCCCCAAAGAGATTGAAGAGGCGGCCCGCATCGACGGGGTGAACAAATGGAACCTGTACGCCCGGATTCTGCTGCCGTCGGCGGTGTCCATCATGATGACGCTGGGCATTTTCACCTTCATGGGGATCTATAATGACTTTGTGTGGCCGCTCTATGCGACTACCTCGCCGGAGATGCGGACGATCACCGCAGGAATTGCGATAATGGCTACCGGAAGCTATACCCAGAGCTACGGCAAATTAATGGCTATGACCACCATTGCCGCGCTCCCGGTGCTGATTATCTTCATTATCGGCCAGAAGTCGTTCGTGAAGGCGATTACCAGCTCGGGTGTGAAATAG
- a CDS encoding extracellular solute-binding protein yields MKRSMQKGASLLLMVMSLALVVTACGGNNAKNNGVNGGEATQGADGGSGNGKKTELLFWSPFSGSDGPFMKKIVDKYNSSQDQYKVKFVIQPNGEYYKQLDVALSTGKERPDLMIMHVDQVPTYQSKDQLQPVDELAAGAGINPADFAEAPVKYATIDSKLYTIPLDIHPVVMYYNKDLFEQAGITAPPANRAEFDDAVQKLTDKGKGVYGYVVPTLWPQQFIFPSLVWQNGGELWNGKDVAYNSPEAVEMVQWLRDMVDKGISPANVQQDGENTLFLQGKNAIQFNGPWMKSQFDEAGLNYGVAVMPQIGKAKQAIYGGSHGFVVPKAVTDSSALAGIGDFLKYVSGNSLDWAESGQAVASKTVMDSAEFQAMEFQSTVSKSFPSVQFAPNVLNWGTIIEPVWGELSNAILGKKSPQQAMDDAVAKSRQAMK; encoded by the coding sequence ATGAAGCGATCCATGCAAAAGGGAGCATCACTATTACTGATGGTCATGTCGCTGGCATTGGTTGTAACCGCTTGCGGCGGCAACAATGCGAAGAATAACGGCGTGAACGGCGGAGAGGCCACACAGGGCGCGGACGGGGGCAGCGGCAACGGCAAGAAGACAGAGCTGCTGTTCTGGTCTCCCTTCTCCGGCTCGGACGGACCGTTCATGAAGAAAATCGTCGATAAATACAACAGCTCCCAGGATCAATACAAAGTGAAATTCGTCATTCAGCCCAACGGCGAGTATTACAAGCAGCTGGATGTGGCGCTCAGCACGGGGAAGGAGCGGCCGGACCTGATGATTATGCATGTCGATCAGGTGCCGACCTACCAGAGCAAGGATCAGCTGCAGCCTGTGGATGAGCTGGCAGCGGGAGCGGGCATTAATCCGGCTGATTTTGCCGAAGCCCCGGTGAAGTACGCCACCATCGACAGCAAGCTGTACACGATTCCGCTCGATATTCACCCGGTCGTGATGTATTACAACAAGGATCTGTTCGAGCAGGCGGGCATCACTGCACCTCCAGCGAACCGTGCCGAGTTCGACGACGCTGTACAGAAGCTGACGGACAAAGGCAAAGGGGTCTACGGCTATGTCGTGCCTACCCTCTGGCCGCAGCAGTTCATCTTCCCGTCACTCGTCTGGCAGAACGGCGGAGAGCTCTGGAACGGCAAGGATGTAGCCTATAATTCTCCTGAAGCGGTAGAGATGGTACAGTGGCTGCGTGATATGGTAGACAAGGGCATCTCCCCGGCCAATGTGCAGCAGGACGGTGAGAATACCCTGTTCCTGCAAGGCAAGAACGCGATCCAGTTCAACGGGCCGTGGATGAAATCCCAGTTCGATGAAGCCGGGCTGAATTACGGCGTAGCCGTTATGCCGCAGATCGGCAAGGCGAAGCAGGCGATATACGGAGGCTCACACGGCTTCGTGGTTCCGAAGGCAGTGACCGACAGCAGCGCGCTGGCCGGCATCGGCGACTTCCTGAAATATGTCTCCGGCAATTCCCTGGACTGGGCGGAATCGGGCCAGGCGGTAGCCTCCAAGACGGTGATGGACAGTGCGGAATTCCAGGCGATGGAATTCCAGAGCACCGTATCCAAGAGCTTCCCGTCCGTACAATTTGCACCGAATGTCCTGAACTGGGGTACCATCATTGAACCGGTATGGGGAGAGCTGAGCAATGCGATTCTCGGCAAAAAATCACCACAGCAGGCGATGGATGATGCGGTAGCCAAATCCCGTCAGGCGATGAAGTAG
- a CDS encoding CD3324 family protein, with translation MKYVNADLVLPQQLLQEVQKYMQGGMLYIPKPEGQRKRWGENSGGRSYLSARNESIREHYASGLSVTELAEQFCLSADSIKKIVYGSKQRG, from the coding sequence ATGAAATATGTAAATGCAGATCTGGTATTACCGCAGCAGCTGCTGCAGGAGGTTCAGAAATATATGCAGGGCGGGATGCTCTATATCCCGAAGCCCGAGGGACAGCGCAAGCGGTGGGGGGAGAATTCAGGCGGCAGATCCTATCTGAGCGCCCGAAACGAGTCCATTCGTGAGCATTATGCCAGCGGATTGAGCGTAACCGAGCTGGCGGAGCAATTCTGCCTGTCGGCCGACAGCATCAAGAAGATTGTATATGGAAGCAAGCAGAGAGGGTAG